The genomic region CGACGCGGGAACGAAGCCGGCGGACTTTTCAACAGCCTGCTAGACGATCGTCACGCCGTTCGGACGCTCGATCAGTTCGATCTCATAGCCGTCCGGAGCGTCAATGAAGATGAACCGGCTGCCCGACGACGTCGTCGTGGGCCCGTCGGTAATGGGGACACCCTTGGCGCCGAGCGCGACGATGGTGTCGTCGAGGTTCTCGACTTGGAAGGCCAGGTGGACAAGATCTTCCTGCACCCGCACG from Nitrospira japonica harbors:
- a CDS encoding VOC family protein, which translates into the protein MRVAKFLHTRMRVTDLDRTIRFYTEVLGLDVLERKTSPRGSQLAFLKVPNSDELIELTSFPPSGPVRVQEDLVHLAFQVENLDDTIVALGAKGVPITDGPTTTSSGSRFIFIDAPDGYEIELIERPNGVTIV